From Cervus elaphus chromosome 25, mCerEla1.1, whole genome shotgun sequence, one genomic window encodes:
- the LOC122683565 gene encoding mitochondrial import inner membrane translocase subunit Tim23-like: MEGGGGSGNKTTGGLAGFFGAGGAGYSHADLAGIPLTGMNPLSPYLNVDPRYLVQDTDEFILPTGANKTRGRFELAFFTIGGCCMTGAAFGAMNGLRLGLKETQNMAWSKARNVQILNMVTRQGALWANTLGSLALLYSAFGVIIEKTRGAEDDLNTVAAGTMTGMLYKCTGGLRGVARGGLAGLTLMSLYALYNNWEHMKGCLLQQSL; this comes from the coding sequence ATGGAGGGCGGCGGGGGTAGTGGCAACAAAACCACTGGAGGGTTGGCCGGCTTTTTCGGAGCCGGCGGAGCAGGCTACTCGCACGCGGATTTGGCTGGAATCCCGCTAACTGGTATGAACCCTCTGTCTCCTTATTTAAATGTGGATCCACGGTATCTCGTACAGGATACAGATGAGTTTATTTTACCAACTGGAGCTAATAAAACCCGGGGCAGATTTGAACTGGCCTTCTTTACCATTGGAGGATGTTGTATGACAGGGGCTGCATTTGGGGCAATGAATGGTCTACGGCTAGGATTGAAGGAAACCCAGAACATGGCCTGGTCCAAAGCAAGAAATGTACAGATCTTGAATATGGTGACTAGGCAAGGGGCACTTTGGGCTAATACCCTAGGTTCTCTGGCTTTGCTTTATAGTGCATTTGGTGTCATCATTGAGAAAACAAGAGGTGCAGAAGATGACCTTAACACAGTAGCAGCTGGAACCATGACAGGCATGTTGTATAAATGTACAGGCGGTCTTCGAGGGGTAGCGCGAGGTGGTCTCGCAGGACTAACACTTATGAGCCTCTATGCTCTATATAACAACTGGGAGCACATGAAAGGCTGTTTGCTCCAACAATCACTCTGA